From the Hemicordylus capensis ecotype Gifberg chromosome 1, rHemCap1.1.pri, whole genome shotgun sequence genome, the window ATGCCCCAAAACCTAGTTTCTACTGCACAATTTTTCCCCTACTACTGCACAAGAATGTATCCAGATGTGTAAAATTATGTTGTTtactcaccagccatttcacagctttgtgtttttgATGGGGAAGGAATTTGAAAAGAAGCTGGGACTGAGTATCAGTCATTTCCCCCacctacccacacacacaccacaagcaCCCAGAAAGTGGACAATAAAAGTTGAAGCATCTCTTGGAGTCCCACcagcatattctctctctctctctctctctctctctctctctctctctctctctctctctctctcacacacacacacacacacacacacacacacacactccaggacTCCAACCCACAGCATGAAATGAGAACTCAGTACTGCTGGAATGTAACCCAGCTGAGCTGTTGTTGGTGGTCTacagatgagtgtgtgtgtgtgtgtggcaacccAAGCAAATAAGGGAGGCATGTGCTGATTGGCTTGCTACAAGCAGGCCTGCCCAGCTGCCAGAACTGCTGGCTCTCCCTCTCCACTCACTCCTCACACCACCACATGGCCACGCTTGGCCTGGGCCAGGAGCTTAGCCTCCAAGCAGGAGAATCAGTGGCTGCCTTGCCCACTTGGAGCCCCTCAGAGTCACTTCTCCGCTCTATTTGCCGCCTGTCTCGCTTGGCTCTATCGCACAGAGCAGGCTGTTGCCAAGGACGCCTGACACCAAGCCAACACATGCATAGCAAGGAAAGGGAACAAGAAGCGGTGGCAGGAAtgtcacatgtgcacacactgcacaGGCGCAGCTGTAGGCTGTGCTGGTATGAGTCCTGGCTGGCTGTCAGCTCAGCTGCTCCTAGCCCAGCCCCGCTGCAACTGGAGGAGGTGGGCTGGGGTTTTACTGCTGCTGGAGGCTGGCCACACTCAGCGCCCTCACTGGCCCCTGAGGACAGTTGCACTGGGCTGCCTGCCACGGCGTGGGGTGGTGGCATCCCCACTAGGACATGGTGTGCACATGATTTACGGGCTCCAGGGGATACGGGGTACCAGGCGTCTGcccaaaagtccaggggcaaTGGCACCGCTGGTTATTAGTAGAGGAAAGTTTCTGCATGCTCATTTCTGCAAAATGTCTGCATATTAGTTTACGTGTTAACAGCACTTTTAACACTTAACTTTTGTGTGTTAAAGCTAGAAAAAAAAGTTGGCAATTCTGAAAAAATACCCCTTGGCCCGCAGGTAACTATAATAGGGAACACCATATTTGTGCTTTCAGGAATGAGGGCCTTTTACATGTAAACACATGGGCGGAATCGTTCCAGTCATGTGAATCCCAATCATGAAACTGTGGGAAAGACTCATGAAATGGGCCCTTCCAAAGTGTTTGGGCCTTGTAAACATACACCCAGCAACATGAGAGCTACCTATAGAAGAGCAGCTGCTGTGTGGCTTGAGCCCCTGCTTCAGGGGATGTCCCAGTACTTGCCATTTCTAGAGTTGATTGATTTCATTCTCCTATATACTGAGCAGATCATCCTGTGTCCTGAACTGTTGCTTGTCAGGTTGAAACGAGTGCAATTAAGATGCAGTCAGCGGCACTCTAACTATTTGATGATATGAAGGAGTCAAACTGACAGTGGATTGATCCTGTTGCCTCTTTTCCCTCTCCTTTGGACAATGTATAGGTAGGTCTTCTGCTCTTTGACTCCACCAGGATGCGGCAGCTGCTTTCCAAGTCCGTCATGATTGATGACGACGATGACGACGAATATCCGTGGAGGCAGAATGCACACAGATATTACCTTCATCTGACGCTCAGCCTTTTTCTCTTACTCTGGTTCATTCTGGGAAATTACTGGGTGTTTTCAGTCTACCTGCCTAATTTCATCCCACCTTTCCATCACCCCCAAGATTACTGTGATAAAATCCTGTACATTTTTGCAGTTGGGGTGCTCGTCATTAGCCACACGGTGCTGTTTTTACTGatcttctgcagctgctgcattTATTGCTTTTCTAGGCAACGATATGCAGCAGAAGAGGACTGAGGTCCACAGAAAGAGAgccacaagtattaaaaagatgGCATAGATTAGAAAGGGGCAACAATGGTGTTTGCTGGCCATATATACAGTGTATGCTTGA encodes:
- the TMEM272 gene encoding transmembrane protein 272 isoform X1 yields the protein MAAGLEKACHQCISKIASNACLIFGLLAFLALPLSMAFTGMKFLDDCPVQPLIPLYLLVGGVVGSLKVGLLLFDSTRMRQLLSKSVMIDDDDDDEYPWRQNAHRYYLHLTLSLFLLLWFILGNYWVFSVYLPNFIPPFHHPQDYCDKILYIFAVGVLVISHTVLFLLIFCSCCIYCFSRQRYAAEED
- the TMEM272 gene encoding transmembrane protein 272 isoform X2 — translated: MRQLLSKSVMIDDDDDDEYPWRQNAHRYYLHLTLSLFLLLWFILGNYWVFSVYLPNFIPPFHHPQDYCDKILYIFAVGVLVISHTVLFLLIFCSCCIYCFSRQRYAAEED